A single region of the Laspinema palackyanum D2c genome encodes:
- a CDS encoding amino acid adenylation domain-containing protein — translation MNTLKFLSELRELEIQLTVEGSRLICQAPEGRLTPEIRNQISQHKGDILSFFQRANRSVTETPTNLKPISRTGNLPLSFAQQRLWFLDRLVPNNPFYNMPAAVRLTGEVNVEVLEAAFQEIIRRHEGLKTVFPERKGEGVQEIQAHIPVPIHVLNLQNLSATEREKQVERIITHEALRPFNLSTGPLLRISLIQLTASEHLLMLNMHHIISDGWSIGVLIQELGILYSAFVQGELSPLPELTLQYADFAHWQREWLQGEILEQQLAYWRQQLEGISMLNLPSDRPRPAVPSYRGKRYGLQISKAVSAELAALSQREGVTLFMTLLAAFQTLLYRYTQQEDIAVGSPIANRNRSEIEPLIGFFVNSLVLRTDLSGNPTFREVLARVKPVALGAYAHQDVPFEKLVEELHPERSLNHNPLFQVAFALQNAPMQELELPGLTLSPQRLEAGTARFDLELHLWEQSSTNPMWVDSRDGISGFVIYSTDLFDEPTIVRLVAHFQTLLEAIVANPDQRIADLPILSEAERHQLLVQWNQTQVKYPQELAIHQLVEIQAAENPDKPALVCGNKTLTYGELNRRSNQLAHYLQKLGVGVEVVVGLCLDRTLEMAVAMLGILKAGGAYLPLDPSVPSSRLNRMLTEAKVPVLLTQQSSLSQFSRVICKIVCLDTDKALIERQPDENLSSSVTPNSLAYVIYTSGSTGEPKGVEIEQKSLLNLTYWHQQAFAVSASDRSTQVAGVAFDACGWEIWPYLTAGACIYIVDNETRRSPEKLRDWLVKNAITISFLPTPLAEQVLQLKWPEQTPLRLLLTGGETLHHHPLPSHPFQVVNNYGPTENTVVTTSGIIPVGKGREMNPGIGKAIANTQLYVCDRQFHPVAIGIPGELYIGGDGLARGYRNHPELTAEAFICNPFHPEPGNLLYKTGDLVRYQPDGSLEFLGRLDQQVKIRGFRIELGEIEATLAQHPTVNQTLVTASENERGETQLTAYLALNLKKVEQVALNPIALQAEQVQQWQILYNETYQMPAVGMEPSFNIVGWNSSYTGEPIPPAEMREWVDHQAAQILALEPNQVLEIGCGTGLLLFRIAPQTTQYCGTDFSPPSLNFIRQHLGKYDLNQVTLLEKLATDFESIAPQSFDTVILNSIVQYFPSLDYLIEAISGAVTATKPGGHIFIGDLRSLPLLKAFYTDVELTRAQPCLTRQQLQQRVEMQLFQEVELAVDPAFFNTLKSRIPQIETVEIQLMRGHSQNELTQFRYNAILHLATTEIQSKSKKTHRINWLNQGQTNDDWTLDKLRQHLIEHNPDICGLSRVQNSRVNAAVQATEWLFNSTQFKTAGQLKKAVEPLQNSGINPEDWYNLDIPYRVQIRWSDSSVEGCYDVVFVREDITDFILEASPEPSAEVAYANNPLQGKAARQFVPELREYLSQTLPDYMIPSAFVVLEYLPLTANGKVDRHALPTATAITPELAGNYTPPRTTTEEHLVQIWAEVLGIKRVGIHDNFFELGGHSLLATQLASRVRDKFGLELPLRSVFESPTIAELAPVVQGLKQQNSNPHAPALVPVSRERRRMKLSSLNPDRK, via the coding sequence TTGAATACCCTAAAATTTTTATCAGAATTGCGCGAGTTAGAGATTCAGTTAACCGTAGAAGGCAGTCGCCTAATTTGCCAAGCTCCCGAAGGCCGGTTAACTCCTGAAATCCGCAACCAAATTTCTCAACATAAAGGGGATATTTTGAGCTTCTTTCAGCGGGCGAACCGCAGTGTCACCGAGACGCCGACTAATCTTAAACCAATTTCCCGAACCGGGAATTTACCCCTCTCCTTCGCTCAACAACGCCTCTGGTTTTTAGACCGATTAGTGCCGAACAATCCCTTTTATAATATGCCCGCAGCAGTGCGGTTAACGGGGGAGGTGAATGTAGAGGTCCTGGAGGCGGCTTTTCAGGAAATTATCCGCCGTCATGAAGGGTTGAAAACGGTTTTCCCCGAGAGGAAAGGAGAAGGAGTTCAGGAGATTCAAGCTCATATTCCCGTTCCGATTCATGTGCTGAATTTGCAGAATTTATCCGCCACCGAACGAGAGAAGCAGGTGGAACGGATTATCACCCATGAGGCGCTACGTCCGTTTAATTTATCCACGGGTCCTTTACTGCGGATTTCTTTAATTCAATTAACGGCATCGGAACATTTACTGATGCTGAATATGCATCATATTATCTCCGATGGCTGGTCGATTGGGGTACTGATTCAGGAATTGGGGATACTTTATAGCGCTTTTGTCCAGGGAGAACTGTCTCCCCTGCCAGAATTGACCCTTCAATATGCAGATTTTGCCCATTGGCAGCGGGAATGGTTACAAGGGGAAATTTTAGAGCAACAATTGGCCTATTGGCGACAACAGTTAGAGGGAATTTCCATGCTGAATTTACCCAGCGATCGCCCTCGTCCTGCGGTCCCCAGTTATCGCGGAAAACGTTATGGGTTGCAGATTTCCAAGGCTGTAAGTGCAGAATTAGCCGCATTGAGTCAGCGGGAAGGGGTCACTTTATTTATGACCTTACTGGCGGCATTTCAAACCTTGTTGTATCGCTACACGCAACAAGAAGATATTGCAGTCGGTTCCCCCATTGCCAATCGCAATCGCAGTGAAATTGAACCCTTAATTGGCTTTTTTGTCAATAGTTTAGTCCTCCGAACCGATTTATCAGGAAATCCAACTTTTCGAGAAGTATTGGCCCGGGTTAAACCCGTGGCATTAGGCGCTTATGCTCATCAGGATGTTCCCTTTGAAAAGTTAGTCGAAGAGTTGCATCCAGAACGGTCTTTAAATCATAATCCCCTGTTTCAGGTCGCATTTGCGTTACAAAATGCCCCGATGCAGGAGTTAGAATTACCGGGATTAACCTTGAGTCCCCAACGGTTAGAAGCGGGGACTGCCCGGTTTGATTTAGAATTACATTTATGGGAACAGTCCTCTACTAATCCGATGTGGGTAGATAGTCGGGACGGAATTAGCGGATTTGTGATTTACAGCACCGATTTGTTTGACGAACCCACCATTGTCCGGTTAGTCGCCCATTTTCAAACCTTACTAGAAGCAATTGTGGCAAACCCGGACCAACGGATTGCCGATTTACCGATTTTAAGTGAAGCAGAACGACATCAATTATTAGTGCAGTGGAATCAAACTCAGGTGAAGTATCCCCAAGAGTTAGCGATCCATCAGTTAGTCGAAATTCAGGCAGCAGAAAATCCAGACAAACCCGCTTTAGTGTGTGGGAACAAAACCCTGACTTATGGGGAGTTAAATCGCCGGAGTAACCAACTGGCCCATTATTTGCAAAAATTAGGGGTAGGGGTGGAAGTTGTTGTGGGATTGTGCCTCGATCGCACCTTAGAAATGGCAGTGGCGATGCTGGGAATTCTCAAAGCAGGGGGCGCTTATTTACCCCTAGACCCCTCAGTTCCCAGCAGTCGTTTAAATCGGATGTTAACCGAGGCCAAAGTTCCGGTTTTACTCACTCAACAGTCCAGTTTATCTCAATTTAGTCGAGTTATTTGTAAGATTGTATGTTTGGATACAGACAAGGCGCTAATTGAACGCCAACCGGATGAAAATCTCAGCAGTTCGGTGACGCCAAATTCCCTCGCATACGTGATTTATACCTCGGGTTCTACTGGGGAACCGAAGGGGGTAGAAATTGAGCAAAAGAGTCTGTTAAATTTAACCTATTGGCATCAACAAGCGTTTGCCGTGTCTGCCAGCGATCGCAGTACCCAGGTTGCCGGAGTTGCCTTTGATGCCTGTGGGTGGGAAATTTGGCCCTATTTAACCGCAGGCGCTTGTATTTATATCGTGGATAACGAAACCCGGCGATCGCCGGAAAAATTGCGGGATTGGTTGGTGAAAAATGCGATAACCATCAGCTTTTTACCCACCCCCTTAGCGGAACAAGTCTTACAATTAAAGTGGCCGGAACAGACTCCCTTGCGCCTGTTACTCACCGGGGGAGAAACATTGCATCACCATCCGTTACCCTCTCATCCATTCCAGGTGGTGAATAATTACGGACCCACGGAGAATACTGTTGTCACTACCTCTGGAATCATTCCTGTCGGCAAGGGTCGGGAGATGAACCCGGGAATTGGCAAGGCGATCGCCAATACTCAACTTTATGTCTGCGATCGACAGTTTCACCCGGTGGCGATCGGTATTCCTGGAGAATTATATATTGGCGGAGATGGACTCGCCAGAGGGTATCGCAACCATCCCGAACTCACTGCCGAAGCATTTATCTGCAACCCCTTCCACCCCGAACCGGGCAATTTGCTGTATAAAACCGGGGATTTAGTCCGCTATCAACCCGATGGCAGTCTGGAGTTTTTGGGTCGTCTGGACCAACAAGTAAAAATTCGCGGATTCCGCATTGAATTAGGAGAAATTGAAGCAACTTTAGCCCAACATCCCACAGTAAATCAAACCCTCGTCACTGCCTCGGAAAATGAGCGAGGAGAGACCCAATTAACTGCTTATCTGGCCTTAAATTTGAAGAAAGTAGAACAGGTCGCCCTGAACCCCATTGCCTTGCAAGCAGAACAAGTGCAACAATGGCAAATTCTCTACAATGAAACTTATCAAATGCCCGCCGTTGGCATGGAACCCAGTTTTAATATTGTCGGGTGGAATAGCAGCTATACCGGCGAACCCATCCCCCCAGCAGAGATGCGGGAATGGGTAGACCATCAAGCAGCCCAAATTTTAGCCTTAGAACCGAATCAAGTCCTAGAAATTGGCTGCGGGACCGGATTATTACTGTTTAGAATAGCCCCGCAAACCACCCAATATTGCGGGACCGATTTTTCGCCCCCCTCCCTCAATTTTATTCGCCAACATTTGGGCAAATACGACTTAAATCAAGTCACCTTACTCGAAAAACTAGCTACCGATTTTGAAAGTATTGCCCCCCAGAGTTTTGATACCGTAATTCTCAACTCCATCGTCCAATATTTCCCCAGTTTAGACTACCTCATTGAGGCCATTTCTGGGGCAGTCACCGCCACCAAACCAGGCGGGCACATCTTCATCGGCGACTTACGGAGTTTACCCCTCCTCAAAGCCTTTTATACCGATGTGGAACTAACTCGCGCCCAACCTTGCCTCACGCGCCAACAGTTACAACAACGGGTAGAAATGCAACTCTTTCAAGAGGTAGAATTAGCCGTAGACCCGGCATTCTTCAATACCTTAAAATCTCGTATCCCCCAGATTGAAACCGTAGAAATTCAACTGATGCGCGGTCACTCTCAGAATGAATTAACCCAGTTTCGGTATAATGCCATTCTCCATCTAGCAACAACCGAGATTCAGTCCAAATCAAAAAAAACTCATCGGATTAACTGGCTGAATCAGGGGCAAACTAACGACGATTGGACCCTGGACAAACTGCGCCAACACTTAATCGAACATAACCCCGATATCTGCGGACTCTCGCGGGTCCAAAATAGCCGAGTCAATGCCGCAGTTCAAGCAACAGAATGGCTGTTTAATTCTACCCAATTTAAAACAGCGGGTCAATTGAAAAAAGCCGTTGAACCCCTGCAAAATTCAGGTATCAATCCCGAAGACTGGTATAATTTAGACATCCCCTATCGCGTTCAGATTCGCTGGTCTGATTCCAGCGTCGAGGGATGCTATGATGTCGTCTTTGTGCGGGAAGATATTACCGATTTCATCCTAGAAGCGAGTCCCGAACCCAGTGCCGAAGTTGCTTATGCCAACAATCCCTTACAAGGAAAAGCAGCGCGTCAATTTGTGCCGGAATTGCGGGAATATCTCAGCCAAACACTGCCCGATTATATGATACCCTCAGCATTTGTGGTATTAGAGTATCTTCCCCTCACTGCGAACGGCAAAGTCGATCGCCATGCCTTACCCACTGCCACCGCTATCACCCCAGAATTAGCCGGAAATTATACTCCACCGCGTACAACCACCGAAGAACATCTCGTCCAAATTTGGGCCGAAGTTTTGGGGATAAAACGAGTGGGAATACACGATAATTTCTTTGAACTCGGGGGACATTCATTACTGGCAACCCAACTCGCCTCCCGAGTCCGCGATAAATTTGGGCTAGAGTTGCCTTTACGCAGTGTCTTTGAATCGCCCACTATTGCCGAATTAGCGCCTGTGGTTCAGGGATTAAAACAGCAGAATTCTAACCCTCATGCACCAGCATTAGTTCCCGTTTCCCGAGAAAGGCGGCGGATGAAGTTATCCTCGTTAAACCCCGATCGCAAATAG